From the Anaerolineales bacterium genome, the window CATTCCATCTCGCCTCCAGAAGCCTACCCCAATGCCTCTTGGCGAATCACGTGCCGCCGCAATGCTTCTTGGTTCTCCAAGATGACCCTTGTCACACGCTGAACGGGTAGATGCCCGGTTCGGGCTTCACCCGATTCTCTCCAATCCTATGCCGCTCCTCGCCTGCGTGGCTTCGGGGTCAGTCTCGAACGCTTCCCCCGGGGGTAGATCGTGTTTGCCTTGACCGGCGCACGAGCTGCGGCCAAGCACCGGACGGCTGTCTTCGACTACGCAGGCAGCCGAGCCGCAAGGATCTCGGCCACGTCCCGCACCTGCGGAGGGCTCGGCAGCACCTTGGCGGCATCCGTCAGCATGATCAGGCAGAACGGGCAGCCGACGGCCAGTGTCTCCGCGCCCGTGGCGGCGGCCTCGGCAATCCGCTCCTGGCTCACACGGCGGGTGCCGTGTTCCTCCTCCTTCCACATCTGCGCGCCGCCGGCGCCGCAGCAGAACGACTGGGCTCCATGGCGCGGCATCTCGATCATGCCGCCACCGGCCTGCGCCAGCACGGAGCGCGGCCCATCGAACAGCTGGTTGTGGCGCCCCAGATAGCACGGATCGTGGAAGGTGAACGTCTCATCATCGACCATAGCCAGGTGCAACCGGCCTTCCCGCATCAACTCCTCCAGCAGCTGGGTGTGGTGCAGGACGGTGTAGTTCCCGCCGAAGGCAGGGTACTCGTTCTTGAGGGTATGCAGGCAGTGCGGGCAGGTGGTCACAATCCGCTTCGGCGCCACGCGGTCGAGCGTCTCGACGTTTGCGCTGGCCATCTGGGAGAATAGAAACTCGTTCCCGGCGCGACGGGCCGAGTCTCCGGTGCAACGTTCTTCCTGCCCAAGCACAGCGAAGTCCACCCCGGCCGCCAGCAGCAGGCGGGCGAAGGCCCTGGCCGTCTTCTGGGCCCGAGGATCGTTCGCCGGGGCGCAGCCCACCCACCACAAGACCTCCGGCTGTGGCTTGTTAGCGATGGTCGGGATCGGCAAGTCACCCGCCCAGGCCAGACGCTGCTCGGGGCCGATGTTCCACGGGTTGGCCGTTCGCTCCATGCCTCGGAACGCTGACTGAAGCTGTTCGGGGAACTGGTTCTGCATCAGCACCAGGTGCTGGCGGATCTCGAGGATGTCGCGCATCGGCTCGTTACCGACCGGACAGATATCCACGCAGGCGCCGCAGGCGGTGCAGGCCCAGACTGCTTCCGCCGGGATGGCGAACTCGAGCAGGGGCTGGCTGCTCGGATCGCCGCGCGCCATCCGGCCGCCCTCCTGATTGAGGAGGTAGCGTTTGTTGATCTCCAGCGCAGCCGGTGACAGGATCTTGCCTGTGGCGTAGGCCGGGCAGGCGTCCTGACAGCGGTTGCACATGATGCAGGCATAAGCGTCCACCAGCCCGGTCCACGACAGGTCCTCCAGTCGTC encodes:
- a CDS encoding (Fe-S)-binding protein produces the protein MLTPLEKLAFLLLLGASLTLAGLGARRIVAVIARGRGRPDWRLALRRTPAVILKTVTFSPVFRTRPWTSLLHGLVGWGFIYFLLVNLADVLFGFIPGFVFLGEGLAGDIFRLGGDVLTVGILVGMTALLTRRFVLGGPSLQTRDTTLLHPKALRGIRRDSAIVGGFILIHVGARLIGESLRVAASGSGDPWMPFASTLATAWQGALPPRLVAAEHAAWWLSLGTILLFLPYFPRSKHIHLFFAPINFLLKPQRRSMGELDRLNFEDESIEQFGVGRLEDLSWTGLVDAYACIMCNRCQDACPAYATGKILSPAALEINKRYLLNQEGGRMARGDPSSQPLLEFAIPAEAVWACTACGACVDICPVGNEPMRDILEIRQHLVLMQNQFPEQLQSAFRGMERTANPWNIGPEQRLAWAGDLPIPTIANKPQPEVLWWVGCAPANDPRAQKTARAFARLLLAAGVDFAVLGQEERCTGDSARRAGNEFLFSQMASANVETLDRVAPKRIVTTCPHCLHTLKNEYPAFGGNYTVLHHTQLLEELMREGRLHLAMVDDETFTFHDPCYLGRHNQLFDGPRSVLAQAGGGMIEMPRHGAQSFCCGAGGAQMWKEEEHGTRRVSQERIAEAAATGAETLAVGCPFCLIMLTDAAKVLPSPPQVRDVAEILAARLPA